The Sorangiineae bacterium MSr11367 genome window below encodes:
- a CDS encoding PLP-dependent aminotransferase family protein, whose product MARPWVFPVALDPGSELPIFLQISRAISSDIRRGRLRPGAVLPGSRSLARSLDVHRNTVLASYRELKDGGWVISAQRSLRVSEAIPAQALRAPPRTRAKGTTGFDLVPSRLEPDMPMPDARSRLPDGGFPDLRLVPVDLLARAFRRALRAKTKSPLGYGTGRGSVELRQALAALLSEMRGLACDEDDVLITSGSQMALDLVARALVRPGDVVAVENPGYPVAWDTLRLAGAELVPIDVDRDGLRVDQLSALAATRPLRAVYTTPHHQFPTTVSLSPARRIELLDLARPRRIAIIEDDFDFEFHYASRPLLPLASADDAGVVIYLGTLSKILAPGVRLGFATGPRPLLDELAARRARLDRGNPAMERAIAELLDDGLVRRHARKMRRLYEARRDALSEALERELGRVLSFDVPAGGMSLWLTVDPKVDVEAWQQRAHAKGTAFITGRTFDFHGRPRPTIRMGFTALDERELRDTVRRMRAVL is encoded by the coding sequence ATGGCGCGCCCGTGGGTCTTTCCCGTTGCCCTCGATCCGGGCTCCGAATTGCCAATCTTTTTACAAATTTCGCGGGCCATCAGCAGCGACATCCGGCGCGGGCGGTTGCGTCCGGGCGCCGTTCTTCCCGGCTCGCGAAGCCTCGCACGCTCGCTCGACGTACATCGCAATACGGTGCTGGCCAGCTACCGAGAGCTCAAGGACGGTGGGTGGGTCATCTCCGCGCAGCGAAGCCTGCGCGTCTCCGAGGCCATCCCCGCGCAGGCGCTTCGAGCGCCGCCGCGCACCCGCGCCAAGGGCACCACGGGCTTCGATCTCGTTCCCTCGCGCCTCGAGCCGGATATGCCGATGCCCGACGCGCGCTCACGCCTTCCCGACGGCGGCTTTCCCGATCTGCGCCTGGTTCCGGTGGACCTCCTCGCGCGTGCATTCCGGAGGGCGCTGCGCGCCAAGACCAAGTCACCGCTGGGGTACGGCACCGGGCGCGGAAGCGTCGAGCTTCGTCAAGCGCTGGCGGCGCTCCTTTCGGAGATGCGCGGCCTCGCGTGCGACGAGGACGACGTGCTGATCACCAGCGGAAGCCAAATGGCCCTCGATCTCGTGGCACGCGCGCTCGTGCGGCCGGGCGACGTGGTGGCCGTGGAGAATCCTGGTTATCCCGTGGCATGGGACACCTTGCGCTTGGCCGGCGCGGAGCTCGTCCCCATCGATGTCGACCGCGACGGGTTGCGCGTGGACCAGCTTTCGGCGCTCGCAGCCACACGACCGCTTCGTGCGGTGTACACGACACCGCATCATCAATTTCCGACGACGGTTTCGCTTTCACCGGCGCGGAGGATCGAGCTGCTCGATTTGGCGCGCCCCCGGCGCATCGCCATCATCGAGGACGATTTCGATTTCGAATTCCATTATGCGTCGAGGCCATTGCTTCCGCTGGCGAGTGCCGACGATGCGGGCGTGGTCATCTATTTGGGTACGCTGTCCAAGATCCTCGCGCCCGGCGTCCGCCTCGGGTTCGCCACGGGACCGCGGCCGCTGCTCGACGAGCTTGCCGCGCGACGGGCGCGCCTCGACCGAGGCAATCCTGCCATGGAGCGCGCCATTGCCGAGTTGCTCGACGACGGCCTCGTACGCCGTCACGCGCGCAAGATGCGCCGCCTCTACGAGGCGCGGCGCGATGCCCTTTCGGAGGCCCTCGAACGCGAGCTCGGACGGGTGCTTTCCTTCGACGTTCCAGCCGGCGGCATGAGCCTATGGCTCACCGTCGATCCCAAAGTGGACGTCGAGGCGTGGCAGCAGCGCGCCCACGCGAAGGGTACGGCCTTCATCACCGGGCGCACCTTCGATTTCCACGGCCGTCCCCGCCCGACGATTCGTATGGGCTTTACAGCCCTCGACGAACGCGAACTGCGCGACACCGTGCGCCGCATGCGCGCCGTGCTCTAA
- a CDS encoding DoxX family membrane protein: MQSRTLVQPAQLLVRFGLGTAFLSAVADRFGLWGPPGTAGVAWGDFEHFTGYTRTITWFLPVVLTPLLAWLATMGEALFGVLLLLGYRTRESALGSTALLSTFALSMTVSSPGLHGVFTYSVLSAAGGAFLLANVPDPIWSLDALLRSVKVESEA; the protein is encoded by the coding sequence ATGCAAAGCAGAACGCTGGTTCAGCCCGCGCAGCTCCTGGTGCGTTTTGGCCTCGGCACGGCATTTCTCTCCGCCGTGGCCGATCGTTTCGGACTGTGGGGTCCGCCGGGAACCGCCGGGGTTGCGTGGGGCGATTTCGAGCACTTCACGGGCTACACGCGCACCATCACGTGGTTCCTGCCCGTGGTGCTCACGCCCCTGCTCGCTTGGCTCGCCACGATGGGCGAAGCGCTCTTCGGCGTTCTGTTGCTTCTCGGTTACCGAACGCGCGAGAGCGCCCTCGGAAGCACCGCGCTCCTTTCGACGTTCGCGCTCTCGATGACCGTGTCGAGCCCAGGCCTCCACGGCGTATTCACGTATTCCGTGTTGAGCGCGGCGGGCGGTGCGTTCCTGCTTGCCAACGTCCCCGATCCCATATGGTCGCTCGACGCGCTCCTGCGAAGTGTGAAAGTCGAATCCGAGGCATGA
- a CDS encoding VOC family protein, whose protein sequence is MHKSQLSTFVLDCRVEDIDAATRFWSQALGRAIAPTEPDSENYRVLSADAQEPMLLVQKVDHPSRIHLDIETDDLEAEVARLEALGAKRIEFVQRWWVMEAPTGQRFCVVNPQRGPLRERAHEW, encoded by the coding sequence ATGCACAAAAGCCAACTTTCTACCTTCGTTCTGGACTGTCGCGTCGAGGATATCGACGCGGCGACCCGCTTTTGGAGCCAAGCCTTGGGGCGTGCCATCGCACCCACTGAGCCCGACAGCGAAAACTACCGTGTGCTGTCCGCCGATGCGCAAGAGCCGATGCTCTTGGTCCAAAAGGTCGATCACCCGAGCCGCATCCACCTCGACATCGAGACCGACGATCTCGAGGCCGAGGTAGCGCGGCTGGAGGCACTCGGTGCCAAGCGCATCGAGTTCGTGCAGCGCTGGTGGGTCATGGAGGCCCCCACAGGGCAGCGTTTTTGCGTGGTGAACCCGCAGCGCGGCCCGCTGCGGGAACGTGCCCATGAATGGTGA
- a CDS encoding OmpA family protein: MKSKYVFALAPLAGLLAACASTSPPNELVRARTAYNGVSQGMAHELAPADVRTARQTLDVAERSFDDDGDSDETKDLAYAAQRRAECADAKARTQFALQQERDAVVREKVVHEQIDKANKAKLEAALEKERKDQQAADRRMAELSQIASVRKDDRGTILTVPGSTLFSAGKSTLLPSAKSKLTQLATVLAEQDPSIKIQIEGYTDSAGSTKSNDRLSQARADAVRVFLASNGVPDGRLTAVGMGSANPVGSNTTAEGRADNRRVEIVVQNAKELNKEVR, from the coding sequence ATGAAATCGAAATACGTATTTGCGCTGGCACCCCTCGCGGGCTTGCTCGCCGCATGCGCCAGCACATCACCCCCCAACGAGCTCGTGCGCGCACGCACGGCGTACAATGGCGTTTCGCAGGGAATGGCGCACGAACTCGCACCGGCCGACGTGCGCACCGCCCGTCAAACGCTCGACGTGGCCGAGCGTTCGTTCGACGATGACGGTGACTCCGACGAGACGAAAGATCTCGCATATGCGGCCCAACGACGCGCCGAATGCGCCGACGCGAAGGCGCGCACGCAGTTCGCGCTGCAGCAAGAGCGCGACGCGGTGGTGCGCGAGAAAGTGGTGCACGAGCAGATCGACAAGGCGAACAAGGCCAAGCTCGAGGCCGCATTGGAAAAAGAGCGCAAAGATCAGCAAGCCGCCGATCGTCGAATGGCCGAGTTGAGCCAGATTGCCTCGGTCCGAAAGGACGACCGCGGAACGATCCTCACCGTTCCGGGCTCGACGCTGTTCTCTGCGGGCAAATCGACGCTGCTTCCGTCAGCGAAAAGCAAACTGACCCAATTGGCCACGGTGCTCGCCGAGCAAGATCCATCGATCAAAATTCAAATCGAGGGCTATACGGACTCCGCCGGTTCGACCAAGTCGAACGACCGGCTTTCGCAAGCGCGGGCGGACGCGGTACGCGTGTTTCTCGCGTCGAACGGCGTCCCCGATGGGCGGCTCACCGCCGTCGGCATGGGCTCGGCCAATCCGGTGGGCTCCAACACGACGGCCGAAGGCCGCGCCGACAACCGCCGTGTGGAGATCGTGGTGCAGAATGCGAAGGAGCTCAACAAAGAGGTTCGCTGA
- a CDS encoding DUF4398 domain-containing protein yields MLRTTVLVLGVTLAACASYPTPTARMNETVMTAKAAQEAGAQTNPRAQLHLRLANDQIERAKRLIADGDTKRADYVLVRAKADADLALAEAREASAQRQALAAKQRVDALVASMQENVPGSNTSPNDKPLPATFPTSTPAGTTTTTGTNVQGPVQQPPPPQTLPFQPPNGPQPGGKR; encoded by the coding sequence ATGTTGCGAACGACAGTCTTGGTACTCGGTGTGACGCTGGCGGCATGCGCGAGCTATCCCACACCCACCGCACGCATGAACGAAACGGTGATGACGGCCAAGGCCGCGCAGGAAGCGGGGGCGCAGACAAATCCACGCGCGCAGCTTCATTTGCGACTGGCCAACGATCAAATCGAACGTGCGAAGCGCCTCATCGCCGATGGCGATACCAAGCGCGCCGACTACGTTCTCGTACGCGCGAAAGCGGACGCGGATCTCGCTTTGGCCGAAGCGCGCGAGGCCAGTGCACAGCGACAGGCCCTGGCCGCGAAACAGCGCGTGGATGCACTCGTGGCGAGCATGCAAGAGAACGTTCCCGGGAGCAACACGAGCCCGAACGACAAGCCCCTTCCGGCGACGTTCCCGACGAGCACCCCCGCGGGGACCACGACGACGACGGGCACCAACGTGCAAGGGCCGGTGCAACAACCGCCACCGCCGCAAACCCTGCCCTTCCAACCACCGAATGGACCCCAGCCCGGAGGCAAGCGATGA
- a CDS encoding asparaginase, with the protein MTKRPVVCRRLRVETLGEIISSPPPRGMVDWPVMRSSFLFRSVLAAMVLASCATTFELPAVAQTTAQAAKPRITILATGGTIAGAGASSVNSASYSAAKVAVDKLIAGLPELGRVAEVRGEQVMQVASESLSNEDLLKLAHRVSDLSKRADVDGIVITHGTDTLEETAYFLNLTVHTTKPIVVVGSMRPGTALSADGALNLYDAVSVAGSADAKGKGVFVTMNDEIHTGRDVSKLVNIKTEAFKSQWGPLGMVVEGKNYWFRAPVKRHTAQSEFDIDQIQSLPRVEIVYGYENAQRAVVDAIGAQPGVQAIVHAGTGNGSVANRVVPALQELRGKGINVIRSARVPAGFVVRNAEQPDDKYDWVVAHDLNPQKARILAMVALTKTRTPKELQRIFWEY; encoded by the coding sequence ATGACGAAACGCCCGGTGGTATGCCGCCGTCTCCGCGTCGAGACCCTGGGCGAAATAATCAGTAGCCCGCCGCCGCGCGGTATGGTCGATTGGCCGGTCATGCGAAGTTCTTTTCTCTTTCGATCCGTCTTGGCCGCCATGGTGCTGGCTTCCTGCGCGACGACCTTCGAGCTCCCTGCGGTAGCGCAGACAACGGCGCAGGCCGCCAAGCCCCGAATCACGATTTTGGCGACGGGCGGTACCATTGCCGGAGCCGGTGCGAGCAGCGTCAACAGTGCCAGTTACAGCGCGGCCAAAGTGGCGGTGGACAAGCTCATTGCGGGGCTTCCCGAATTGGGCCGCGTGGCCGAGGTGCGCGGCGAGCAAGTCATGCAGGTGGCCTCGGAGAGCCTGAGCAACGAGGACCTCCTGAAGCTCGCCCACCGCGTTTCGGACCTCTCCAAGCGGGCGGACGTCGACGGAATCGTCATCACGCACGGCACAGATACGTTGGAGGAAACGGCGTATTTTCTGAACCTCACCGTGCACACCACCAAGCCCATCGTGGTGGTGGGCTCCATGCGCCCAGGCACCGCGCTCTCCGCCGACGGCGCGCTCAACCTTTACGATGCGGTGAGCGTCGCCGGATCGGCCGATGCCAAGGGCAAAGGCGTCTTCGTCACCATGAACGACGAGATCCACACCGGGCGCGACGTTTCCAAGCTGGTCAACATCAAGACCGAGGCCTTCAAGAGCCAATGGGGACCGCTGGGCATGGTCGTGGAGGGCAAGAATTACTGGTTTCGCGCCCCCGTCAAGCGGCACACCGCGCAGAGTGAATTCGATATCGACCAGATTCAGAGTTTGCCCCGTGTCGAAATCGTCTACGGCTACGAGAACGCGCAGCGCGCGGTGGTGGATGCCATCGGGGCGCAGCCTGGCGTTCAGGCCATCGTGCACGCGGGGACGGGCAATGGCTCGGTGGCCAATCGCGTGGTGCCGGCGCTGCAGGAACTCCGGGGCAAGGGTATCAACGTGATTCGCTCGGCCCGCGTCCCCGCAGGCTTCGTGGTGCGCAATGCCGAGCAGCCGGACGACAAGTACGACTGGGTCGTCGCCCACGATTTGAATCCGCAGAAAGCCCGCATCCTCGCCATGGTGGCGCTGACGAAAACCCGCACACCCAAAGAGCTTCAGCGCATTTTCTGGGAGTATTGA
- a CDS encoding radical SAM protein encodes MPAFVLTLVLTHACNLACGYCYMGEHHRASMTPDVAERALALAFRRGEPVTVSFFGGEPLLEWDLLVHCARRARQLGAEHDIAVRLQMTTNGVLLTKEKLAQLCELGVHMTLSIDGIRAAHEAGRPRMGGGSSFDAVVQAAHRIVESGQALQVAAVVTPENVEHLANSVRFFANLGARRIYLNPAWEREFSEAHLAVWQRELEQVAALWKEARGTGRDLAIMTFDRKVLAAANGGLSRLEQCSMGSRNVAVAPSGNLYPCERLVADDRNPRFVIGTLDGGLDATTSIPRGPADPECAACPERFRCSSTCACANLAETNAADLPGPTQCWYERITAELADEASRALVEEQNESFLSWIYGDIMKRTAPTRAKAPRTIPTRGAVAAALLIATTAHAKDTESERTGRLKIIVPAEQSGEREAARGLVDGKRKPLNREIKLTPGRHQVAVVYPNGRIITRMLEIKEGKNPDAVYPPPDPPPPTLIPPKKSVDHDETPGGMPPSPRRDPGRNNQ; translated from the coding sequence GTGCCGGCCTTCGTGCTCACGCTCGTGTTGACGCACGCGTGCAACCTCGCGTGCGGCTATTGCTACATGGGAGAGCATCATCGCGCGTCGATGACGCCCGACGTGGCGGAACGCGCGCTCGCATTGGCTTTTCGGCGCGGCGAGCCAGTCACCGTATCGTTTTTTGGCGGTGAGCCTCTCCTCGAATGGGACTTGCTCGTCCATTGTGCAAGGCGCGCGCGGCAGCTCGGTGCGGAGCACGACATCGCCGTCCGCCTCCAGATGACCACGAATGGGGTGCTGCTCACCAAAGAGAAGCTGGCCCAATTGTGTGAACTCGGGGTTCACATGACGTTGTCCATCGATGGCATTCGCGCCGCACACGAGGCGGGGCGCCCACGCATGGGTGGAGGGTCTAGCTTCGACGCCGTCGTCCAGGCCGCGCACCGCATCGTCGAGAGCGGACAGGCGTTGCAGGTGGCCGCCGTCGTGACGCCGGAAAATGTGGAGCACCTCGCGAACAGCGTGCGATTTTTCGCAAACTTGGGCGCCCGCAGGATTTACCTCAATCCGGCCTGGGAACGCGAATTCTCCGAGGCGCATCTCGCCGTTTGGCAGCGCGAACTCGAGCAGGTCGCCGCTCTCTGGAAAGAGGCGCGCGGCACAGGGCGTGACCTCGCCATCATGACCTTCGATCGAAAGGTCCTCGCAGCAGCCAACGGCGGATTGTCACGCCTCGAGCAATGCAGCATGGGGTCGCGCAACGTGGCCGTCGCCCCCTCGGGCAACCTCTACCCGTGCGAACGACTCGTGGCCGACGACCGGAATCCGCGCTTCGTCATCGGAACTCTGGACGGAGGCCTGGACGCAACGACGTCGATTCCACGCGGGCCAGCCGACCCGGAATGTGCCGCATGCCCGGAGCGATTTCGCTGCAGCTCCACGTGCGCATGCGCCAACCTCGCGGAAACGAATGCCGCGGATCTCCCGGGGCCTACGCAGTGCTGGTACGAACGGATCACGGCCGAATTGGCGGACGAAGCTTCGCGGGCCTTGGTCGAAGAGCAGAACGAATCTTTCCTTTCATGGATCTATGGGGACATCATGAAACGAACCGCACCGACGCGCGCCAAAGCGCCGCGCACCATTCCAACGCGTGGAGCCGTGGCCGCGGCGCTCCTGATCGCCACCACGGCCCACGCCAAAGACACCGAGTCCGAACGGACGGGCCGCTTGAAGATCATCGTGCCGGCGGAACAATCCGGCGAAAGGGAGGCCGCCCGTGGGCTCGTCGATGGGAAGCGTAAGCCACTCAATCGCGAGATCAAACTCACCCCAGGGAGGCACCAAGTCGCCGTGGTGTATCCAAACGGGCGAATCATCACGCGAATGCTCGAGATCAAAGAGGGAAAGAACCCCGACGCCGTATACCCGCCTCCGGATCCGCCGCCGCCCACACTGATCCCCCCGAAGAAGAGCGTGGACCATGACGAAACGCCCGGTGGTATGCCGCCGTCTCCGCGTCGAGACCCTGGGCGAAATAATCAGTAG
- a CDS encoding NAD(P)-dependent oxidoreductase, translating to MILVTGGTGLVGSFAVEELQRRGHTTRVLRRPEGDLANHASLTQAARDVDGIVHAACTVTDSAVDIAAMETLLASWEKGPFVFISTLDVYGFAGPGPIAEDTPLAEPLNDYSRGKVACERLLVEAAARAGRTDYVMLRAPYIWGPHSTARKRLVGRRLEAGLPIVLPGTSPAEWLEYRDAWIDVRDFATIIAECLARATELAGPLNVLAGHFAWHDLYEEIIRLTGAASRVIHKPLEEITEEELPNKRLYAQTWSFGAERIERHLSVIPRHTFEVTVHDTVLGG from the coding sequence ATGATTCTCGTCACGGGAGGAACAGGGCTGGTCGGGTCGTTCGCCGTCGAGGAACTTCAACGCCGCGGTCACACCACCCGCGTGTTGCGCCGGCCGGAGGGAGATCTCGCCAACCACGCGAGCTTGACGCAGGCGGCGCGCGACGTCGACGGCATCGTCCACGCCGCATGCACGGTGACCGACAGCGCCGTCGACATCGCGGCCATGGAAACTCTTCTCGCCAGCTGGGAAAAGGGGCCCTTCGTCTTCATCAGCACCCTCGACGTGTACGGGTTCGCTGGCCCCGGCCCCATTGCGGAAGACACGCCGCTGGCCGAACCTCTCAACGATTACAGCCGCGGCAAGGTCGCGTGCGAGCGGCTGCTCGTCGAAGCGGCCGCCCGCGCAGGGCGCACGGATTACGTCATGTTGCGTGCCCCCTACATCTGGGGACCGCACTCCACCGCGCGCAAACGCCTCGTCGGTCGCCGCCTCGAAGCAGGGCTCCCCATCGTCCTGCCGGGCACCTCGCCGGCGGAATGGCTGGAGTACCGCGATGCCTGGATCGACGTCCGCGACTTCGCCACCATCATCGCCGAATGCCTGGCGCGCGCCACGGAACTGGCCGGCCCGCTCAATGTGCTCGCGGGGCACTTTGCGTGGCATGACCTGTACGAGGAAATCATTCGGCTCACCGGCGCCGCCAGCCGCGTGATCCACAAGCCCCTCGAGGAAATCACCGAGGAGGAGCTGCCCAACAAGCGCCTCTACGCCCAGACATGGAGCTTTGGCGCGGAACGTATCGAGCGACATCTAAGCGTCATTCCACGCCACACCTTCGAAGTCACGGTGCACGACACGGTTCTGGGCGGGTGA
- a CDS encoding EamA family transporter: MSPFLPLATVIGCGVVYHVAQKASGAVSPWPVLTIAYGAAFAVALFMLGLGWWGRGDAVRWPAARDCVASLALGLAAFGIEAGFFFVYRSGWPLSSAQVITNLSVTAVLAVTGIMVFGEHLTGARAVGLALAAGGATLIARG, encoded by the coding sequence ATGTCTCCTTTTCTCCCATTGGCCACGGTCATAGGCTGCGGCGTCGTCTACCACGTGGCCCAAAAGGCCTCGGGGGCGGTCAGCCCTTGGCCCGTGTTGACCATTGCGTACGGTGCGGCATTCGCCGTGGCATTGTTCATGCTGGGGTTGGGCTGGTGGGGGCGCGGAGACGCCGTACGCTGGCCGGCGGCGCGTGATTGCGTGGCCAGTCTTGCGCTGGGGCTCGCGGCCTTCGGCATCGAGGCGGGCTTCTTTTTCGTCTATCGTTCCGGCTGGCCGCTCTCGAGCGCCCAGGTCATTACCAATCTTTCCGTCACCGCCGTTCTCGCCGTCACCGGCATCATGGTCTTCGGTGAGCACCTGACGGGCGCGCGGGCCGTGGGGCTCGCCCTCGCCGCGGGCGGGGCTACACTCATCGCGCGAGGTTGA
- a CDS encoding LysR family transcriptional regulator has translation MDPLSQDQLQAFAAVARAGSFTRAAGVLHLSQPALSRRITALEQRLETTLLVRGRSGAGLTEAGHRLLDFVEAQRALEEELVGELGPTPTSYRGVVRIAGLSSLVPPVVLPALAPFLREHPAVQVEIHRELDRQVVAAVVAGRIDFGISQNDSNTPSVVDVLLGDEEFVMVESRLHHVRRNVFLDVSPSDPTTELFLASQPAHVRPRGRLIRSFLFDEPGILLGVELGLGRAVKPRHTVPSSASVRVDPSFVPQSKPVFLHYRRQGYYGRLHQAIRARIEAAVRERLATSAKRTRKRGSR, from the coding sequence ATGGATCCCTTGTCCCAGGACCAGCTCCAGGCCTTTGCGGCGGTGGCGCGCGCCGGCAGCTTCACGCGCGCGGCGGGCGTGCTGCATTTGAGCCAGCCCGCGCTGTCGCGGCGAATCACCGCGCTGGAGCAGCGCCTGGAGACCACGTTGCTCGTGCGCGGTCGCTCGGGCGCCGGGCTCACCGAGGCCGGGCACCGGCTGCTCGATTTCGTAGAAGCGCAGCGCGCCCTGGAGGAGGAGCTCGTGGGCGAGCTCGGGCCGACGCCCACCTCGTACCGCGGCGTCGTGCGCATTGCCGGGCTCTCGTCGCTGGTTCCGCCGGTGGTGCTCCCTGCGCTGGCGCCCTTTTTGCGCGAGCACCCCGCCGTGCAGGTGGAGATCCACCGCGAGCTCGATCGGCAGGTGGTCGCCGCCGTCGTGGCCGGCCGGATCGACTTCGGCATTTCGCAGAATGACTCGAATACGCCCAGCGTCGTCGATGTGCTCCTCGGCGACGAAGAATTCGTCATGGTGGAGAGCCGCCTTCACCACGTGCGCCGGAATGTGTTCCTCGACGTCAGCCCCAGCGACCCCACGACCGAGTTGTTCCTCGCCTCGCAGCCCGCGCACGTGAGGCCGCGGGGCCGCTTGATCCGCTCCTTCCTTTTCGACGAACCGGGGATCCTCCTCGGGGTGGAGCTCGGGCTGGGCCGCGCCGTCAAGCCGCGCCACACCGTGCCGAGCAGCGCCTCGGTTCGGGTGGATCCGAGCTTCGTGCCGCAGAGCAAACCGGTGTTCTTGCATTACCGGCGCCAGGGTTATTATGGGCGCCTGCACCAGGCCATCCGCGCACGCATCGAAGCGGCCGTGCGCGAGCGCCTCGCGACCAGCGCAAAACGGACGCGAAAAAGGGGGAGTCGATGA
- a CDS encoding GFA family protein, giving the protein MKGSCLCGAVAFEADGPAVDFVLDHCSRCRKATGSAFFAELVVPLARFRWIQGESEVRVYEAPVRETPPGYQRAFCSQCGSPVPSSHSTHGVVSIPAGSLDDDPGARPMRHIFVEAKAPWFSIDDGLPQFAKK; this is encoded by the coding sequence ATGAAGGGATCCTGTTTGTGCGGCGCCGTGGCCTTCGAAGCGGACGGTCCGGCCGTCGACTTCGTGCTCGATCATTGTTCGCGTTGCCGCAAGGCCACCGGCTCCGCGTTCTTTGCCGAACTGGTCGTCCCGCTCGCGCGCTTCCGATGGATCCAGGGCGAGTCGGAGGTTCGCGTCTACGAAGCGCCCGTGCGCGAGACGCCCCCGGGCTACCAAAGGGCCTTTTGCAGCCAATGCGGAAGTCCGGTTCCTTCGAGCCATTCGACGCACGGCGTCGTCTCGATCCCGGCGGGCAGCCTCGATGACGACCCGGGTGCACGTCCGATGCGCCACATCTTCGTCGAGGCGAAGGCGCCTTGGTTTTCGATCGACGACGGTTTGCCGCAGTTCGCCAAAAAGTGA
- a CDS encoding ester cyclase yields the protein MLSMLKPTLVLVALACAGCAPSSVAHNGDLGRRYFEEVWNQGRLEVLDELLSRDYINHTPSVPDPPPGPEGLKPIVAAIRKGFPDLHYRIEDMIVTEDRVVLRTIVTGTNTGELFGAPPTGQRVQVNQMNIEHIRNGRIAEHWRVTDELAMQQQLARR from the coding sequence ATGCTCAGTATGCTCAAGCCCACGCTCGTTCTCGTGGCTCTCGCGTGCGCAGGCTGCGCGCCGAGCTCCGTTGCGCACAATGGCGACCTAGGAAGACGGTATTTCGAAGAGGTATGGAATCAGGGCCGGCTCGAGGTGCTCGACGAGCTTTTGAGCCGTGACTACATCAACCACACGCCGAGCGTCCCCGATCCGCCGCCTGGCCCGGAGGGACTCAAGCCCATCGTGGCGGCCATTCGCAAGGGGTTCCCCGATCTTCACTACCGCATCGAGGACATGATCGTCACCGAGGACCGCGTGGTCCTGCGGACGATTGTGACCGGCACGAACACCGGCGAACTCTTTGGCGCACCGCCCACGGGTCAGCGTGTCCAGGTGAATCAAATGAATATCGAACACATTCGCAATGGACGCATTGCGGAACATTGGCGGGTCACCGACGAGCTTGCAATGCAGCAACAACTTGCCCGTCGATGA